Genomic DNA from Lutibacter sp. A80:
TTTTATCTAAAATTTCGTGGATAATTAATTTTATGGCATTTTTTAGCATTCTTACAGGAATTATTGTCTTAATCGGTTCGGTTAGAAATAGTAAATACCAGCGTATTAAAGAAAGTGTATTACTTAGAACTTTAGGTGCAAAGAGTAAGCAAATAATACGTATTACAGCTTTGGAATATATATATTTAGGGTTGTTGGGCAGTCTTGTAGGAATTTTATTATCCTTAATTAGCAGTCAATTGTTAGCTGTATTTTTATTTAAAGAGCCTTTTATACCATCTGTTATACCATTTTTGGTGTTTTTACCAGGTATCACTTTATTGGTGTTATTAATTGGTTTCAGTAATATTAGGAGCGTATTAAAAAGTCCACCTTTAGAAGTATTGAGAAAAGAAGTTTAAGGTAGAAGGTTTAATTGTTTGCTTGTTGTGCTAAGTTCTTCTTTTAAGGCTGGTTCATTTTAGTTTTTCATCTTGTGTGTTTTTAGAAATCTGATAAAATATGCTTATGTTTGCGTGTATGAAAACACATACATTTGCCATTGCAGGCTGCGGAAAATTGGCCCACATTGTTGTGGATGCTTTATTAAAAGATTTATTACCAAACTATAAATTAATAGCTAGTTACTCAAGAACTTATGAGAAAGCTAAAGAAATTTCTACTAAGATAGATGCTTCAAAAACAGGGTATTCTTGTAAAGCGTGTAGTAGTTTTGAAGAATTGCTAACACTTAAACCAGATTATATTGTTGAAACTGCATCGCCATCAGCATTTAAAGAATGGGTGTTACCTGCTTTAAAAAATGGTTCATCTATTATAACACTTTCTATTGGTGGACTTGCAGATGCAACATTTTATAAAAAAGTAGCGGAAACAGCTTTAGAAAATAATACACGTGTACATTTAGCTTCGGGTGCTATTGGAGGTTTTGATATGTTAAGAACGGTATCTCTAATGGAAGAAAGTGAAGTTACTTTTACTACTAAAAAAGGTCCTAACTCTTTAAAAAACACTGAAGTGTACGATGCTAGTTTACAAAACGAAACGCGCGAAGTTTTTAAAGGAGATGCTAAAGAAGCAATTGCGCTTTTTCCAACACGTGTTAATGTATCAGTTGCAGCTGCATTAGCTTCTGTAGGTCCTGAAAATTTAAAGGTATCTATAAATTCAATTCCAAATTTTATTGGTGATGATCACCGTATTGAAATAAAAAGCCAGCAAATTCATGCAGTTGTTGATGTGTATAGCAAAACTGCACAAATTGCTGGTTGGAGTGTAGTAAATACAATGCGAAATATAGTTTCGCCTATTGTTTTTTAAAATAGTTAGTGATATTTGCCAACACTTTTTCACTTAAACGTACAAAAGCTTGTTGGGTTCTACCAGTTGAAACTTGTAAACAATTTACGTTGGGGTGTTTTAAAATGGATGCATTTCCTAACGCCCCAAGCGTATCACAATAAACAGCATTGTTACCTTTAAACCATTTTTCAAAAGGTGCAGTATCCCAAGCAGGAGACAAGCCTGTATTGAATAAAATTTTACGATTTCCTAAATGTTCAAACTCTTCTTCGTGTAATAGAATTGTATTTTTATTTAAGCAGCAAATAATTACTTCATTTTCAGAAAGTAATTGTTTTAAAGGTAAAAAACGATAACCTTTTGCTGTTGCAGCTTCTTTTTTGCTACGAGCAAAATAACTGATTTCAGCACCTAAAAAACGCAAAGCATCAGCAATCATACCTCCTGATTTACCAAGGCCAACAATACCAACTTTAAGTCCGGTAATTTCACGAGGAATAGTACTCCAAGGTTTTCTAATACTACCATCGGATTTATGGCCAATGCCATGTAAGCAGCGTACTAACTCACTTATTACATATTCTACAACACCCTCATCACCATAATCTCGTACTCCTTTTACTGTAATACCTTTAGAATTGGCATACAAAATATCTACATTGGCGCTTTCAGGTGAATATAAAGAGCAACACATACCAATGTATTTTATATTTGGACATTGTTCTAAAATATCGCGACCTAAATTTGATCGGTGACTTAATAAAACACCATCTGCATCTCCAATGCGTTTTACAATTTCTGCTGCACTAGAAGGTTGATCTTCATGTAAAATAAGTGTTTCTGTAAAAGATTCTAATTTTTTATTCGCCGAAGGAATTAATTCTAAAGGCTCTATTCCAACAAGTTTTTTAAACATAGTTTATTTTTTTTATAATATTATTCCTGCCATAAGTTTTCATGAACTGAAAACTCAAGCAAAATTCATTTTGTAACGTATAATTTAGTTGAATTGGTGTTATTTAATAAGAGAAATTTTTAATGTAGATTTTTTTAAAATTAATGTTTTAATTAAAAGTTAAAGGTACTTAATTTTATAGTCATTTAAAAGTCTAAATGTTTAAAAGTCGGTTTTTGCTTATTGTTTGTTGGCTATTGGAAACCGTTATTCCGAGGTTCTTTTAGTTCTGTCCGTCATTCCGAACTTGGTTCAGGATCTTATGATGTTAGCTAAATGATGCTTGAGTTTTTTAGGTACAGATTGCCGCAGTTGTGTTTTCATTGCTTTACAACACGCCCTCGCAATGACGGGTTTATTTAGATTGTGGTTTTAAAGAACGTCATCCCGAACTTGGTTTAGGATCTCATGAACTTAACTAAATGATGATTAGAATTTCATTTCACTTGTTCATTTTTCCATTGATGAAAAACGAACCAAAAAATCTAGTCTGATGATAATTTAATTGAATCTTACGGAAGTTACGCAGTCGACGCCAGACCGCTGCGCTCTTTGGCTTACTCTCGTAGCTCCACTTCCTCAGATTACTACTTAAATTCTCATAGGACGTTTTAAATTCGTCATCCTGAACTCGTTTCAGGATCTCATGAACTTAACTAAATGATGTTTGGGGTTTCTAGGTACAGATTGCCGCAGTTGTGTTTTCATTGCATTACAACACGCCCTCGCAATGACGGGTTTTAAAGTAACGTCATCCTGAACTTAGCTAAATGATACTTGATTTTTTTAAGTAACAGATATCTTGATTACTATGCTAGGAGTAATAACAAGTAAGATTAAATATCTATCATTAAAAGTTGTCTAAAAAGGAATATGTTTTTAGTTATATTTGTTAAAAGCTAAACAAAACAATATAATGAGATTAAAACGTGTCGTATTTTTAATAATTATACTTTCTTTTTTACAAAGTACTGGTCAAGAAATTGAACCATCTATTGCTTTTTGGAATACATTAAAATCGCATTGTGGTAATGCATATGAGGGAACTCTAGAAAGTCCAAAAAATGATGAGAATTTTGGAGGGAAAAGTTTGGTAATGCACGTAAAATCTTGTTCTGAAAATGAAATAAAAATCCCTTTTTATGTAGGAGAAAATAAATCCAGAACTTGGATTTTAACTATAAATGATGGTATTATTACCTTAAAACACGATCATCGTCATAAAGATGGAACTATGGAAACGGTTAATTTTTATGGAGGTACTTCAACAAATAAAGGAAAAGAAGATATTCAATTTTTTCCAGCAGATGCACATACGCAAGCACAACTACCTGAAGCAGCAACTAATATCTGGTGGATTACCTTAAACGATACAACTTTTACGTATAATTTACGTCGTTTAGGAACAGACCGTGTTTTTAAAATTGCTATGGACCTTACAAAACCTATTGAAACCCCAGAAGCACCTTGGGGCTGGAAGGATTAAATACTGTAAAGTATGATATTTATTATGTGTTAAATCATCCATTTATTTTAAATTCGAAAAATGATCCAATGCAAATTTAGACCCCTTTATTTTGTTATTATTAGCTGGTTAGTACTCGCTTCTTGTACTTCAAAAGAAGCATTAAAACCCTCAGAAAATAGTACACAAGATTCTATTCATATTTTTATGCAAGACATTAGAAATAATGATTTAGATTTTAAAACTAGGTTAAATTTAGCCAATAAAGCTTTTCAAAAATTAAAAAATAAAGAAGAAGATGGTAAAGATGCTCGTATTGAAGAAATTCTAGCCTATAAAATATATTTTTTTGATAATTTAAAACAGCTAGATAGTGTACTTAGTATTAATAAAACATTATTGCAATTAAATATAGAAAATAAAGATTCTTTAGCTATTGCAAGTAATTATTATAGATTGGCTTATTATTATTTTCAAGCGGATAAAAAAGATAGTGCATTTATTGCGAATAAACTATCCAGTGACATTTATTTCAAATTTGGTGATAGTCTAAAAATTGGTGAGAATTTAATGCAAATGGCCATTATACAATCAGACCTTGGTGATTTTATCGGTAGCGATAATACCGCAATACAAGCATTGAAATATCTTGATGATACGAATTTAGTTTATAAA
This window encodes:
- a CDS encoding aspartate dehydrogenase domain-containing protein produces the protein MKTHTFAIAGCGKLAHIVVDALLKDLLPNYKLIASYSRTYEKAKEISTKIDASKTGYSCKACSSFEELLTLKPDYIVETASPSAFKEWVLPALKNGSSIITLSIGGLADATFYKKVAETALENNTRVHLASGAIGGFDMLRTVSLMEESEVTFTTKKGPNSLKNTEVYDASLQNETREVFKGDAKEAIALFPTRVNVSVAAALASVGPENLKVSINSIPNFIGDDHRIEIKSQQIHAVVDVYSKTAQIAGWSVVNTMRNIVSPIVF
- a CDS encoding NAD(P)-dependent oxidoreductase; amino-acid sequence: MFKKLVGIEPLELIPSANKKLESFTETLILHEDQPSSAAEIVKRIGDADGVLLSHRSNLGRDILEQCPNIKYIGMCCSLYSPESANVDILYANSKGITVKGVRDYGDEGVVEYVISELVRCLHGIGHKSDGSIRKPWSTIPREITGLKVGIVGLGKSGGMIADALRFLGAEISYFARSKKEAATAKGYRFLPLKQLLSENEVIICCLNKNTILLHEEEFEHLGNRKILFNTGLSPAWDTAPFEKWFKGNNAVYCDTLGALGNASILKHPNVNCLQVSTGRTQQAFVRLSEKVLANITNYFKKQ